The Candidatus Aminicenantes bacterium genome includes the window CCAAGATCGCGTCACGGTCGTAACCGGGGCGTCCCAGGGCATCGGCGAGGCCATCGCCCGGGAGTTCGCCCGCCACGGCGCCGCGATCGCCCTGCTCGACGTCCAGAAGGACAAGCTCGAGGCCGTGGCCCGGGCCATCGTCGCCGAGGGCGGCCGGGCCGAAGCCTTCCCGGCCGACGTGACCAAGTCCGACCAAACCGCCGCCGTCGTCGAGGCGGTGCTCAAGGGCTTCGGCCGGATCGATCACCTCATCAACAATGCCGGCATCACCCGCGACAATCTCTTTATGCGGATGAAAGAGGAAGAGTGGGACGCCGTCATGGCCGTCAACCTGAAGGGCGTCTTCAACCTGACCAAGGCCGTCGTGCGGCCGATGCTGCAGGCCCGCTACGGCCGGATCGTCAACTTGTCCTCGATCGCCGGCGAGATGGGCAACGCCGGGCAGACCAACTACGCCGCCTCCAAAGCGGGGCTCATCGGATTCAGCAAGTCGCTGGCCCGCGAGAC containing:
- the fabG gene encoding 3-oxoacyl-[acyl-carrier-protein] reductase — protein: MIFQDRVTVVTGASQGIGEAIAREFARHGAAIALLDVQKDKLEAVARAIVAEGGRAEAFPADVTKSDQTAAVVEAVLKGFGRIDHLINNAGITRDNLFMRMKEEEWDAVMAVNLKGVFNLTKAVVRPMLQARYGRIVNLSSIAGEMGNAGQTNYAASKAGLIGFSKSLARETAARNVTVNCVAPGFIATAMTEALPENVKTKFRDVIPMGRFGEPADVARAVRFLCSEDAAYITGQVLNINGGMYM